In Manis pentadactyla isolate mManPen7 chromosome 8, mManPen7.hap1, whole genome shotgun sequence, the following are encoded in one genomic region:
- the RBM43 gene encoding LOW QUALITY PROTEIN: RNA-binding protein 43 (The sequence of the model RefSeq protein was modified relative to this genomic sequence to represent the inferred CDS: inserted 3 bases in 3 codons; deleted 2 bases in 1 codon; substituted 4 bases at 4 genomic stop codons), with translation MERRGHLRTQRPVVRDIAVVSGRRFQGCASGLNDNKSKAYETTAVAGLLAGLCDDQLLISVVKLHYQDTKNEGGVVEDVLYPTSTEGDAYVTFRGKLVAEKVIGKKKHCLGGDVWTCVDLRNAVSHFSEKVFSSLSALLDLXFWGQDTLESLVLELKRKIPTXCFSPWESNERISIQGSFMAIKRLKESLVLQACWKKXNKQSLRGSTQRTSNSLAXTRPSVPETTSRGERLVLDTGASLYLKKKSSLYESTLKKLHVVCQVRVDGETTTVWINSAQDGSXPNNDAKGFIEKXSHAFHFELKKETFILEGKESRDKRTIKLAREQLSSRYLQVLINFCRIHIDITGSPSGMYLFKXEVMKLGRQKVGDKISAIVMITATAFSYRVATMPLAFHILSLLILVNILHCRHCRPHVKRGSN, from the exons ATGGAGCGTCGAGGCCACCTCCGCACCCAGCGCCCTGTCGTCAGGGACATAGCTGTTGTGTCTGGGCGTCGCTTCCAAGGCTGT GCCTCAGGTTTGAATGACAACAAATCCAAGGCTTATGAAACAACGGCTGTTGCTGGTCTGCTGGCTGGCCTTTGTGATGATCAGTTACTGATCTCAGTAGTGAAGCTTCACTACCAAGATACTAAGAATGAGGGTGGAGTTGTTGAAGATGTGCTATATCCAACAAGTACCGAGGGAGATGCATATGTAacattcagaggaaaa TTGGTTGCCGAGAAGGTCATtggaaaaaagaaacactgtCTAGGGGGAGATGTTTGGACT TGTGTGGACCTGCGTAATGCAGTCTCTCATTTTAGTGAAAAA GTCTTTAGCTCTCTAAGTGCTCTCCTTGATC TTTTTTGGGGTCAAGACACTCTAGAAAGTCTGGTATTGGAGCTAAAAAGGAAAATACCAA TATGCTTCAGTCCTTGGGAATCCAATGAAAGAATCTCCATTCAGGGATCATTCATGGCTATCAAGAGGCTCAAAGAATCTTTGGTGTTACAAGCATGtt ggaaaaaatgaaataagcagAGCCTCAGAGGGAGTACACAGAGAACTAGTAACTCTTTGG TCACTCGACCCTCAGTACCTGAGACTACTAGCAGAGGAGAAAGGCTTGTTCTTGACACAGGTGCTTCCCTTTACCTGAAGAAGAAGAGCAGCTTATATGAAAGCACACTGAAAAAATTGCACGTTGTATGTCAGGTGAGAGTGGATGGTGAAACTACCACAGTTTGGATAAACAGTGCTCAAGATGGTTCTTAGCCAAACAATGACGCAAAAGGGTTCATTGAGAAATAGTCACATGCTTTTCATTTTGAACTTAAAAAGGAGACATTTATTttggaaggaaaggaaagtaGAGATAAAAGGACTATTAAGTTGGCACGTGAACAACTAAGTTCAAGGTACCTTCAGGTTCTGATTAATTTCTGTAGGATACACATTGACATTACAGGCTCTCCTTCTGGCATGTACTTGTTTAAATAGGAGGTCATGAAATTAGGAAGGCAAAAGGTAGGTGATAAAATCTCAGCAATAGTAATGATAACGGCTACTGCTTTCTCTTACAGAGTGGCGACAATGCCATTAGCTTTTCACATACTGTCTCTTTTAATCCTTGTGAACATTCTTCACTGTAGGCATTGCCGTCCTCATGTTAAGAGGGGAAGTAACTAG